The Deltaproteobacteria bacterium genomic interval AAGAACGGCGACCAATCGATGTAGGAAACCAATTGAGCCAACGAAAACTCTTTGAGCACGCGCCGCCCGGTGAATTCCGGCGTGGCGATATGATGCACATCCCACTCGGTTTGAAGCTTGTGACGTTTGGCTTCATCATAAGCGAGCAACTGCGTGCCGGCGCGGTTTTCGAATTGCTCGCGCATCTCTTGCTGGTCTTTGCGGTTCTGTGCGTCGAGCGCTTGCCGGCTTTCCGCTTTCATCAATGCACCCACCACCGGCACGGCGCGCGAGGCATCGATCACGTGAATGGTTTCATGCTTGTACGCAGGAGCGATCTTAACCGCTGTGTGACGCTTGCTGGTGGTCGCGCCGCCGATCAGCAACGGAATTTTTAATCCGCGCCGGGTCATCTCGCTGGCGACATGCACCATCTCGTCCAAGGACGGCGTGATCAAACCGCTGAGACCGATGATATCGGCTTTCTCTTCAATCGCCGTGTCGATGATCTTGTCCGCCGGCACCATGACGCCGAGATCGATGACGTCGTAATTGTTGCAGCCCAGCACCACGCCGACGATGTTTTTGCCGATATCGTGAACGTCGCCCTTGACCGTGGCGAAAACCAATTTGGTGCGCACCGAAGTATCCTGCGCGCGCAATTTTTCCGCTTCCAGATAGGGCGTGAGATAAGCCACCGCCTTCTTCATCACCCGCGCGCTTTTTACCACTTGAGGCAAAAACATTTTTCCCGAACCGAACAGATCGCCGACCACGTTCATGCCGTCCATCAGCGGCCCTTCGATGACGCCCAGCGGCTTGCCATGTTTCTGGCGCGCCTCTTCGACGTCTTGATCGATGAAATCTGTCAGCCCCTTCACCAGCGCGTGGGCCAACCGTTCTTCCACCGTACCGTCGCGCCAGGAATCGTCTTTGACCGCGACCTTGCCCTTAGTTTTAACCGTGTCGGCGAAGGCGACCAAGCGTTCGGTGGCATCGGCGCGCCGGTTGAGCAGCACGTCTTCGACTAACTCGAGCAAGTCCTCGGGAATCTGTTCATACACCGACAGCATGCCGGGATTGACGATGCCCATGTCCATGCCGGCTTTGATGGCGTGGTAGAGAAACGCCGAATGCATCGCCTCGCGCACCGGATTGTTGCCGCGAAAGGAAAACGAGATGTTGCTCACGCCGCCCGAGACTTTCGCCAGCGGCAAGTTTTGTTTGATCCAGCGCGTCGCTTCGATGAAATTCACCGCGTAGTTGTTATGTTCCTCGATGCCGGTGCCGACGGTGAGAATGTTGGGATCGAAAATAATATCCTGGGGCGGAAAGCCGACGCTTTCCGTCAGCAGCTTGTAAGCGCGCGTGCACACTTCGATCTTGCGCTCCAACGTGTCCGCTTGGCCGCGCTCGTCGAACGCCATGACGATCACCGCGGCGCCGTAGCGGCGGATCAGTATCGCCTGGGCGATGAACTTCTCTTCGCCTTCTTTGAGGCTGATCGAATTGACGATGCCTTTGCCCTGCACGCAGCGCAGGCCCGCTTCGATTACTTCCCACTTCGAGCTGTCGATCATCACCGGCACCCGCGCGATGTCCGATTCGCCGGCGATCAAGCGGAGAAATTTCTCCATCGCGGCTTTCGAATCGAGCATGCCTTCGTCCATGTTGACGTCGATGATCTGGGCACCGCCCTCGACCTGCTGGCGCGCCACGCTCACCGCTTTTTCAAAATCGCCGGCGAGAATCATCTTGGCGAAGACCGGCGAGCCGGTCACGTTGGTGCGCTCGCCGATGTTGACGAAGTTAGATTCCGGCAGCACCGTCACTCTCTCGAGGCCGCTCAGACGCAAATGCGGCTCAACCTCGGGAAGCCGACGCGGCGCTTTGCCTTTCACCGCGGCCGCCAGCGCCGCGATATGCCCCGGCGTCGTGCCGCAACAACCGCCGACGAAGTTCAGCCAACCGTTGTCGACCCACTCGCGCAACTGCGGCGCCAGCGACTCGGGAGTCTCCGGAAAACCGGTGGGCAGCAATGGATCGGGCAAGCCGGCATTGGGATGCGTGCTGATATAGATCGGCGCAATTTGCGCCAGCTCTTCGATCAGCGGGCGCATCTCCTTGGGCCCCAGCGCGCAGTTCATACCGACGCTGAGCAGCGGCACGTGGGATATGGAATTCCAAAAACCTTCGACGGTCTGACCGGTGACGCCACGATTGCTGGCGGCTTGAATGAAAGTCACCGACGCCATCAAGGGAATAGACAGCTGACGTTCGTCAAGAAGCTTGGCAATGGCGAAGAATGCCGCTTTACCATTAAGCGTATCGAAAATCGTTTCGACTAGCAGAATATCGACGTCGCCGTCCAATAGGCCTCGTGCTTGCTCATAATATGCGTCGACAAGGTCATCAAAAGTCAGACGGCGGCTTGCAGCGCTGTTAACATCGGTCGAGATCGAACACATTTGAGTGGTCGGCCCCATCGAGCCGGCGACGAAGCACTGCCTCACGGGATCTTTGGCCATGACGCGTTGGGCGGCTATCTTCGCCGCCCGCGCGCCAGCAACGTTCATTTCATAGACCAGCGATTCAAGCTCGTAATCCGCCATGGACACCGAAGTCGAATTGAAGGTATTGGTCTCAACGATGTCCGCACCAGCTTCAAAATACTGCTGGTGAATCTCGGCGATCAGTTCGGGCTGCGTGAGACATAATAGATCGTTGCAGCCCTTGAGATCCTTACCATGGTTAGTAAACCGCTCGCCGCGAAACTCCTTCTCACCGAGCTCGTGGGCTTGGATCATCGTCCCCATGGCACCATCGAGAATGACAATGCGCTCCGATAGCAGTTTACGTAAAGTTATTTCAGTCGAGTTCATAAATACTCTTTCGCGATCCCGAAGTAATTCGATCCATGAGTGAAAATTTATTCTGCGCCTTTTGCGCTTTTTGCGGCCAATTCTCCGACTCCGAGTTCCTTCTTACTTTGCGCCTTTGCGTTCTTTGCGGCCAAGTCCCGTTTCTCCGGCAGACTCGCCCGCGCGACGAAAATCTCCACCGGCCGATTGCCGTTGCGCGCGACTTTTTCGCCGGCAAAGGAGCCGGTGAGATCGTAATCCACCGACGCCGCGCCGGCTTCGTCAAACCATCGTTCGATGACGCCGCGCTCGAAGCCGAGCCAACGGTGCGCCATCTGCTCGCGCATCCACTGCTGTTTGTGCTCGACCAAGTCGACGAGAATCACCGAACCGCCGGGCCGCGCGATGCGGCACAATCCGGCAATCGCTGCCGCCGGGTCCGGTAAAAAATGCAGCACCATGACGCAAAACGCCGCATCGACAGTGTGGGAGGCCAACGGCAGCTTGAGCAAATCGCCCTGACGAAACTCGACGTTGTCGACGCCGCGCTCCTTGGCAACGGCGCGGGCGCGCTTGAGCATCTCGCTGGAAAGATCGACGCCGATCACCTTGCGCGCGAAGCGCGCCAATTCAAAAGTCAGACTCCCCGTGCCGCAGCCGAGATCGGCCAAGGTCAAATCGTTGGGCAAGAGTTTTTCGATCGCCAGCGAAGTGACGCGGTCGTCGAAATAGCTTTTGCGAATGCGCTCCCAATCCCCCGCCACCGACTCGAAATACCCTTCCGAGCGGCGCAACCGACGCCGCCGGCAAGCGACCAAGCGGGCCTGATCTTTCTTGCTGTCAGGAAGTTCGGCGAAACGCGCCTGCAAGGTCTTGAACAATTCCCGCGCGGGCGCCGCCATATCCCGGCGCGCCGAGAAATAAACGTTGGTGCCTTCCTTGCGGTCGCGCACGAAGCCCGCGTCGCGCAGGATCGCCAGATTGCGCGACACCGAAGATTGCACCGATGCCACGGTCTCTTGCACCTCGCCCACGGTCAGCTCTTCCTGAGCCACCGCGGCGAGAATGCGCACGCGCAACGGATCGGCCAGCGCCTTAAGGGTTCGAACCAAGTCCATAG includes:
- the metH gene encoding methionine synthase; protein product: MNSTEITLRKLLSERIVILDGAMGTMIQAHELGEKEFRGERFTNHGKDLKGCNDLLCLTQPELIAEIHQQYFEAGADIVETNTFNSTSVSMADYELESLVYEMNVAGARAAKIAAQRVMAKDPVRQCFVAGSMGPTTQMCSISTDVNSAASRRLTFDDLVDAYYEQARGLLDGDVDILLVETIFDTLNGKAAFFAIAKLLDERQLSIPLMASVTFIQAASNRGVTGQTVEGFWNSISHVPLLSVGMNCALGPKEMRPLIEELAQIAPIYISTHPNAGLPDPLLPTGFPETPESLAPQLREWVDNGWLNFVGGCCGTTPGHIAALAAAVKGKAPRRLPEVEPHLRLSGLERVTVLPESNFVNIGERTNVTGSPVFAKMILAGDFEKAVSVARQQVEGGAQIIDVNMDEGMLDSKAAMEKFLRLIAGESDIARVPVMIDSSKWEVIEAGLRCVQGKGIVNSISLKEGEEKFIAQAILIRRYGAAVIVMAFDERGQADTLERKIEVCTRAYKLLTESVGFPPQDIIFDPNILTVGTGIEEHNNYAVNFIEATRWIKQNLPLAKVSGGVSNISFSFRGNNPVREAMHSAFLYHAIKAGMDMGIVNPGMLSVYEQIPEDLLELVEDVLLNRRADATERLVAFADTVKTKGKVAVKDDSWRDGTVEERLAHALVKGLTDFIDQDVEEARQKHGKPLGVIEGPLMDGMNVVGDLFGSGKMFLPQVVKSARVMKKAVAYLTPYLEAEKLRAQDTSVRTKLVFATVKGDVHDIGKNIVGVVLGCNNYDVIDLGVMVPADKIIDTAIEEKADIIGLSGLITPSLDEMVHVASEMTRRGLKIPLLIGGATTSKRHTAVKIAPAYKHETIHVIDASRAVPVVGALMKAESRQALDAQNRKDQQEMREQFENRAGTQLLAYDEAKRHKLQTEWDVHHIATPEFTGRRVLKEFSLAQLVSYIDWSPFFHTWEMRGRYPDLLQDPARGPAARDLFANAQELLKKIVDEKLFTANAVYGFYPANSDGDDIVIYSDVTRTKELTRFHTLRQQKDNQRGKPQLALADFVAPRESGRVDYLGAFAVTTGHGTQELAEQFDKDNDQYNSIMAKALADRLAEAFAEYLHKRTRAEWGYGKDEKLTVEDLIAEKYRGIRPAPGYPSQPDHTEKPLIFDLLNAGEATGITLTESFAMYPAASVCGIYFAHKDAHYFAVNSIGKDQVESYAGRKEMKVSEVERWLSPILGYDPAKK
- a CDS encoding metalloregulator ArsR/SmtB family transcription factor, which translates into the protein MDLVRTLKALADPLRVRILAAVAQEELTVGEVQETVASVQSSVSRNLAILRDAGFVRDRKEGTNVYFSARRDMAAPARELFKTLQARFAELPDSKKDQARLVACRRRRLRRSEGYFESVAGDWERIRKSYFDDRVTSLAIEKLLPNDLTLADLGCGTGSLTFELARFARKVIGVDLSSEMLKRARAVAKERGVDNVEFRQGDLLKLPLASHTVDAAFCVMVLHFLPDPAAAIAGLCRIARPGGSVILVDLVEHKQQWMREQMAHRWLGFERGVIERWFDEAGAASVDYDLTGSFAGEKVARNGNRPVEIFVARASLPEKRDLAAKNAKAQSKKELGVGELAAKSAKGAE